From a region of the Calliphora vicina chromosome 4, idCalVici1.1, whole genome shotgun sequence genome:
- the LOC135957734 gene encoding uncharacterized protein LOC135957734, producing MSEFGHEFDNNWPSSEFVKNLTNFAQDLLQKCLVIEKPKAQQVDIQEFIQKSNEFPIKFPIDSCRVKSQPKECFAIIQQQIESAYPLMHEKVLYLIMDFLEHKLKYGSCQEKQLYANMTLTEFVQRLLVKRCVSFVGFHDSYLLITGETGHGEKYLNIGTDEEQEPLTLNNVLSYDETKISAFLSISSHSEFINDGRRHNTGKLEKDLNKIEPHGVVVGLIGARFGRPQKMEYEDIVISKHQNIPENGYGWHKTFKSPTTLWQYLFPHTKSIEMEKLQDYRHLWNKFYEEQDHLYKKVFMDNKRFGESFKREAIFDNLLMKKRFALPFDVLLLEANERALKAQKLAYIHVVGIGLGVWLAASQQEKIFMAGFQQRLKYLITQLNNIAVVHFSWFKLNEYGDLKNDAILLSDKHPQNGIKILISNRNPNEKLHPPYDNMLPVVSFAWDGNALPGNEFWMGSLVSSNDPSAACSTLITELFNPHINTHYVNGKNLHIASPKYGLIHIKDYAAKILNEIVVS from the exons ATGTCTGAATTTGGTCATGAATTTGATAACAATTGGCCTTCCAgtgaatttgtgaaaaatttaacaaattttgctCAAGATCTCTTGCAAAAATGTTTGGTTATAGAAAAACCTAAAGCTCAACAAGTAGATATACAAGAATTTATACAAAAGTCCAATGAGTTTCCCATAAAA tttCCCATTGATAGCTGTCGCGTAAAATCACAACCTAAAGAATGTTTTGCCATAATACAGCAACAAATTGAGTCAGCTTATCCGCTGATGCATGAGAAAGTATTGTATTTGATTATGGACTTTTTGGAGCATAAATTGAAGTATG gcTCCTGCCAAGAAAAACAACTTTATGCTAACATGACACTAACTGAATTTGTACAACGTTTACTTGTCAAACGTTGTGTCAGTTTTGTGGGATTTCATGACAGTTACTTACTAATCACCGGAGAAACTGGTCATGgggaaaaatatctaaatattggCACCGATGAAGAACAGGAACCCCTAACTCTCAACAATGTTTTAAGCTATGATGAAACCAAG ATTTCTGCTTTCTTGTCCATATCCTCGCACAGCGAATTCATTAATGATGGTCGCCGACACAATACTGGCAAACTAGAAAAAGATTTGAATAAAATCGAACCACATGGCGTGGTTGTGGGCTTAATAGGGGCCCGCTTTGGCCGTCCCCAGAAAATGGAATATGAGGATATTGTAATAAGTAAACATCAAAATATCCCCGAAAATGGTTATGGCTggcataaaacatttaaaagtcCCACTACACTATGGCAGTATTTATTTCCGCATACAAAATCtattgaaatggaaaaactacaagactatagacatttatggaataaattctatgaGGAACAAGAtcatttatacaaaaaagtcTTCATGGATAATAAACGTTTTGGCGAAAGCTTTAAACGTGAAGCTATATTCGATAATTTGTTAATGAAAAAACGTTTTGCCTTGCCTTTTGATGTGTTACTTTTGGAGGCCAATGAAAGAGCTTTAAAAGCTCAAAAGTTAGCCTATATACATGTGGTGGGCATAGGTTTGGGTGTTTGGCTGGCTGCTTCACAACAAGAAAAAATCTTTATGGCAGGTTTCCAGCAgcgtttgaaatatttaataactcaaCTTAATAACATAGCAGTGGTGCATTTTTCTTGGTTTAAACTAAATGAATATGGAGATTTAAAAAATGATGCCATATTGCTATCAGATAAACATCCTCAAAATGGCATAAAAATCCTAATATCAAATAGGAATCCCAATGAGAAATTG caTCCACCCTATGACAATATGCTGCCGGTGGTATCATTTGCTTGGGATGGTAATGCCTTACCGGGTAATGAGTTTTGGATG ggTTCTTTGGTCTCCTCAAATGATCCCTCTGCCGCTTGCAGTACCTTAATAACCGAACTTTTTAATCCTCATATCAATACCCACTAtgttaatggcaaaaatttacatatagcttcgccaaaatatggtttAATTCATATAAAAGATTATGCTGCTAAAATCTTAAACGAAATTGTTGTATCCTAA
- the LOC135957192 gene encoding uncharacterized protein LOC135957192 — MSKFGKEFEKIWPELNDHKTLTKTAEKHLKKYLKSKVPVKNTDLDKFQQKSKNFPIEFPIDSCRVESQPVERHDVIREQIESAYPLIHEKVLYLIIDFLEHKLRYGSSCERKLYKNMSICEFVQRLLTKRCVSFVGTEDDYLLLTGETGFGRQYLKVGCKEEREPLTLTNVLSYDEIKISALLSVSSKTEFINDGNRYNKGLRELDSSKIEQQGLVVGMIGARFERKEVMEFQDITITRNQNTLENGYGGSLDKPKQNPGFLHNLNPFKKPTNLEKLQDYRRLWNRFYEEPDHLYDQVHKDNLRFGDTLNCLVIFDNVMMKKRYAISFDMLLLEANSRALPNQAYLHVVGFGLGVWRAAVQQEQIFMECFYERLRYLLPLLKNIGVVHFSYFNLKECGELKNEGFMASKYHPKGGIKTFISKRNPHDKLPEEFKDMLLVVSYAWDGNALPGNEFWLGNLTGSNDPSTACSTLISELHNPHINTEFVCGDNLHIASFNYNIINIYDYAKKVLKSDLTRQ, encoded by the exons ATGTCGAAATTCGGCAAAGAATTTGAGAAAATATGGCCCGAATTAAACGACcataaaactttaacaaaaactgctgaaaaacatttaaaaaaatatttaaaaagtaaagttCCTGTTAAAAATACAGATTTagataaatttcaacaaaaatctaaaaattttcccatAGAG tttccTATTGATAGCTGTAGAGTTGAATCACAACCTGTAGAACGTCATGATGTGATAAGAGAACAAATTGAGTCAGCCTATCCGCTGATACATGAAAAAGTTCTGTatttaattattgattttttggaGCATAAATTGCGATATG GCTCTTCTTGCGAAAGAAAACTCTATAAAAACATGTCAATATGTGAATTTGTGCAACGTTTGTTAACCAAAAGATGTGTTAGTTTTGTGGGTACCGAAGATGATTATCTGCTGCTAACAGGAGAAACGGGTTTTGGACGCCAATACCTAAAAGTGGGCTGCAAGGAGGAACGTGAACCTCTAACATTAACAAATGTTTTAAGTTATGATGAGATTAAG ATATCTGCCCTGCTGTCGGTATCATCCAAAACCGAATTCATCAATGATGGCAATCGCTATAACAAGGGTTTACGAGAACTGGATTCAAGTAAAATTGAGCAGCAGGGCTTAGTTGTAGGTATGATAGGGGCTCGATTTGAGCGCAAAGAAGTTATGGAGTTTCAAGATATAACCATAACCAGAAATCAAAATACCTTGGAGAATGGCTATGGTGGATCTTTAGATAAACCTAAACAAAATCCAGGCTTTTTACACAACCTTAATCCTTTTAAGAAACCGACCAACCTAGAAAAACTACAAGACTATCGCCGTTTATGGAATAGATTCTATGAAGAGCCGGATCATTTGTATGACCAAGTCCACAAAGATAATTTACGATTTGGTGACACTCTCAACTGTTTGGTTATATTCGATAATGTCATGATGAAGAAACGCTATGCCATTTCCTTTGACATGCTGCTTTTAGAGGCTAACTCTAGAGCCTTGCCAAACCAGGCTTATCTGCATGTGGTGGGTTTTGGTTTGGGTGTCTGGCGTGCAGCCGTTCAACAGGAGCAAATCTTTATGGAATGTTTCTATGAACGTTTAAGGTATTTACTGCCTCTACTAAAGAATATTGGTGTGgtgcatttttcatattttaatctCAAGGAATGCGGGGAGTTAAAGAATGAGGGGTTTATGGCCTCCAAGTACCATCCCAAGGGAGGTATTAAAACGTTTATATCGAAAAGGAATCCGCATGATAAATTg ccaGAGGAATTTAAAGATATGTTGCTGGTGGTTTCATATGCTTGGGATGGTAATGCCTTACCGGGTAATGAGTTTTGGTTG GGCAATCTTACCGGCTCCAATGATCCATCTACCGCCTGCAGTACTTTGATATCAGAACTCCACAATCCCCACATTAATACAGAGTTTGTTTGTGGCGATAATCTGCATATAGCCTCTTTTAATTACAACATAATCAATATTTATGATTATgctaaaaaagtattaaagtcTGATTTAACACGACAATAG
- the LOC135958679 gene encoding barH-like 2 homeobox protein: protein MHNQNSKSFLIRDLLGDLINRQQQQQQQQQQQHEDDSDLSDNNSDIDIEDRSSPDSEALNCHYNGQQMSNSHLLFSNNESSLDSSHYINDSEHMQPSQLQQAHGGGFLGEHKMGLPKSGRKPRRRRTAFTHAQLAYLERKFRCQKYLSVADRSDVAETLNLSETQVKTWYQNRRTKWKRQNQLRLEQLRHQASMEKEYVAENGSANPLGCCPPGLSSFNASNPCNFLTSAAAAAIFRNVGYVHGCPL, encoded by the exons aTGCACAATCAAAATTCTAAATCATTTCTCATACGAGATCTATTGGGGGACCTAATAAATcggcaacaacagcagcagcaacaacaacaacaacaacatgaagATG atTCTGACCTTTCCGACAACAATTCCGATATTGATATAGAAGATCGCTCCTCTCCCGACTCGGAAGCTTTAAATTGCCATTATAATGGCCAACAAATGTCCAATAGCCATTTATTATTTAGCAATAATGAATCCAGTCTAGACTCTTCCCACTACATCAATGACAGCGAACACATGCAGCCCTCCCAGCTGCAGCAAGCACATGGTGGTGGGTTTTTGGGGGAACATAAGATGGGCTTGCCGAAGAGTGGCCGAAAACCCAGACGTAGACGCACCGCTTTTACACATGCCCAGCTGGCGTATTTGGAGCGAAAATTTCGTTGTCAAAAGTATTTGAGTGTGGCGGATAGAAGTGATGTGGCGGAGACATTGAATTTGTCAGAGACACAAGTGAAGACCTGGTATCAGAATAGAAG AACCAAATGGAAACGCCAAAATCAATTGCGCTTAGAACAGTTACGCCATCAGGCCTCCATGGAAAAGGAATATGTAGCGGAAAATGGCTCCGCCAATCCCTTGGGCTGCTGTCCACCCGGTTTAAGCTCTTTTAATGCCTCAAATCCCTGTAATTTTCTAACATCGGCTGCTGCAGCGGCCATATTTCGCAATGTAGGCTATGTGCATGGCTGTCCGTTGTAA